From one Lycium ferocissimum isolate CSIRO_LF1 chromosome 5, AGI_CSIRO_Lferr_CH_V1, whole genome shotgun sequence genomic stretch:
- the LOC132056317 gene encoding LOW QUALITY PROTEIN: caffeic acid 3-O-methyltransferase (The sequence of the model RefSeq protein was modified relative to this genomic sequence to represent the inferred CDS: deleted 1 base in 1 codon): MGSTSQNNNLTHTEDEDFLFAMQLASASVLPMVLKSVVELDLLEIMAKAGPGATISPSELAAQLPSKNPDAPVMLDRMLRLLATYSVLNCTLRKHPDGRVERLYSLAPVCKFLTKNADGVSVAPLLLMNQDKVLMESWYHLKDTVLDGGIPFNKAYGMTAFEYHGTDPRFNKVFNRGMSDHSTMTMKKILEDYKGFEGLNSIVDVGGGTGATVNMIVSKHPSSKGINFDLPHVIEDAPAYPGVEHVGGDMFVTVPNADAIFMKWICHDWSDDHCLKFLKNCYEALPANGKVIIAECLLPEAPDTSFSTKNTVHVDIIMLAHNPGGKERTEKEFEALAKGAGFSGFVRLAVLTTLGSWNSTSD, encoded by the exons ATGGGTTCAACAAGCCAAAACAACAATCTAACTCATACAGAGGATGAAGATTTCTTATTTGCCATGCAATTGGCTAGTGCTTCTGTACTTCCTATGGTCTTAAAATCAGTTGTGGAACTTGACCTTCTTGAAATCATGGCTAAGGCTGGTCCAGGTGCAACCATTTCGCCTTCTGAACTAGCTGCTCAGCTTCCTTCCAAGAACCCCGATGCACCGGTTATGCTCGATCGGATGCTTAGGCTCCTGGCTACATATTCTGTTCTCAATTGTACTCTTAGGAAACACCCTGATGGACGTGTTGAGAGGCTTTATAGCTTGGCTCCTGTGTGTAAGTTCTTGACTAAGAATGCTGATGGTGTTTCTGTTGCTCCACTTTTGCTCATGAATCAAGATAAAGTCCTCATGGAGAGCTG GTACCATTTAAAAGATACAGTTCTTGATGGTGGAATCCCATTCAACAAGGCCTATGGAATGACAGCATTCGAGTACCATGGCACAGATCCAAGATTCAACAAAGTTTTCAACCGTGGAATGTCTGATCACTCCACCATGACCATGAAAAAAATTCTGGAAGACTACAAGGGATTTGAAGGCCTCAATTccattgttgatgttggtggtgGAACAGGGGCTACTGTGAACATGATTGTCTCCAAGCATCCTTCCAGTAAGGGCATTAATTTTGATTTGCCCCATGTCATTGAAGATGCTCCAGCTTATCCAG GCGTCGAGCACGTTGGTGGCGACATGTTTGTTACTGTGCCAAACGCAGATGCCATTTTCATGAAG TGGATTTGTCATGATTGGAGCGATGATCATTGCctaaaattcttgaagaattgCTATGAGGCACTTCCTGCCAATGGGAAAGTGATAATTGCAGAGTGCCTACTTCCAGAGGCCCCAGATACATCATTTTCCACTAAGAATactgtacatgttgatattatCATGTTAGCACATAATCCAGGAGGCAAAGAAAGGACTGAAAAGGAATTTGAGGCTTTGGCTAAAGGGGCTGGTTTTAGTGGATTC GTAAGGCTTGCTGTGCTTACAACACTTGGGTCATGGAATTCAACAAGTGATTAA